The sequence atcaGTTTAAAACTTGCAGTCGAATGGGTAATcgtgtttttttcctttttcgatCTGGGGCTAAATAGGTTCAGCCATCTGTTACCGTACACCGAAAGTAATTTACCGACCGCCCCTATGCCGGAAAAACGACCAGTCCCTTAACCATAAAGCCAACTGTTTTCGTTTACCAGCGGTCTGCGCGTCCTTGACTGTCACGGTTCAGTATAAAAAGGTCTATGTTGAATATATTTGCGAGGCTTCTAGCTTCTCTAGATCGTAACCACAAAGTGTGCGGAGCTGCTTTTAAAAATAGCAGAACAAAAAATTAGGGACACGTTAATTTGTAATGCAAAATTTTTCACGGTATAGACTAGAGATAATTCGACTTGACACGAATCATATGGGTACGGATGGCTGAGTGGGTCATAGGGGTCATATGTTGCAAGTTATTACATCACCATGAATAATTGAAGGGTAAGAGGTCATGTAAGcgagaattggctgaagtggaGAGCTGTAGAACCTTGCTCGGCGCAACTTCGGTCGAACGTTTTCCGAGACGCAGGTAAGGGAAGTACTTACATGTAATCGGTCAAGTAGAAATGATGTTGCCACTTCACAGCACTCACGAGCTATATTCTACCGTTCCTTTGTCTGCCTTGATGCTGCTCAACATGCAGACATGACAGAGGTTATAGGTGCGGGTCACGGAGtgatacaaaacaaaatgcaGACCACAGGAAATGGGATAGCGccatttgttttttgatttCGGTATAGTAATAAGGACGAATAGTAAAAGGACTCTCAGACTCAGCAAGGTTAGGGTCCCCGGTTAAGATCGTGCACTTTCGACTGCACCACACTCAGACCCTCCGTTTATGAACATATGAACGGTGTAGATATATTACAAGGGAATTAAACAGTTGTTGTTAATCTTTAACGCTACACTCGCGAAAGCAAACGACCCCGGGTTTGAATATAATTCGCCATACATTCGGCGCACAAAAAACGACGTAAGTCTTCAAGCTGGATTGAACAGTGACTTTAGAAGCCTTCTTAACGTTTCTCATACTTTAGTGACAGCTTGTTTGCTCTGTATTGATCTGTGATTTATTCAATAATTAATTTTGATAACCGACCGTAACCAACCATCTTATTTAAAAATGCAACGATTTAAATGGCACTATATATGCGGGTATTAAATATGAAccattgaaatatacaaatcattCAAATTTATGCTAGCATTACACCGGTTGACAAAAACGAAATGACCCATTGACGAAGCAAAAAATAGTAAACCATCCTGAAAATATCCAGCAAAGCTTTCGTGGCAATATCGTGACTTGTTCCTGTCAGAGACCACAAAGATCACAGGGTAAGACAGAGATTTACTGTTACTGGCCTTGCAGTGCATTGCGGACTGTCTCCATTTCAAAGGGCAGGATTAGATTGCAATTGGAAATACAATATGTATGACCATTGTTGCTTTCGGCGTAATATACGATACCTGACTTGTCCCTGCCCTTTTGGCTTTTGCGGCACATAAAACTTCGTTGAAATTGTGTCAtatggggagagagagagagagagagagagagagagagatattctGGTAGTGAGAGTATGAAGAAAAGCAATTCTTATCCACGGATCACAATTTTACTGTTTGTCATTTATGCGAACATGCGATAGGTAATTTAAGTTCATATGTTGAATTTTCGCATTTTTCGCTGCTCCCTTTGGCAATTGTTCTTACTACAGAAATGGAAAAGAACTACAGAGAACGATCGACAGGTAATTCCTGGAAGTATCTAACCACACTGGCCGTGACGGTTGGGGTCATTGCCTTAGTGACAGCTGTGTTTACGAGCCAGAAAGAAAAGCGTCCACATATTCTGCTGATCCTTGCAGACGACCTAGGTACGTAACTTCATCCAGAATTAGGATGACATTGTGACGTCAGACTAAGTACAATGAGGCTAATATTCAGTAACAAGCTTTCCATGAAACAATGACAGTAAGTATCACTCAGACTAAGATCTAGTTAAAGTTGTATCAAGTTACTGTCATCATTTTTCTGAACGACGTCATACATTAAAAACATTCATCTTGCCAAGGAAAAATCTATGATCTTTTTCACTTTGAAGGAATATGTATATCCGACAATTCAAACGTTGTTTTAAAAAACTGCTCAGagcattttcaagaaaaatattttggaatcaGTAGATGCTAGTTGATGTGGATTAAATATTGATAATCTTTAATGCATTGCTTGTAATTCTTATATGAATCGCCAAATAACTTTCTTTTTTCGCAACGTAGGTTGGAATGACATCAGCTGGAACAACCCTAGGGTGAAAACACCACATTTACACAAACTGGCGTCCGAGGGAGTTATATTTAATCAAACCTACGTCCAGCCACTTTGTTCACCGTGAGTATTGTCGGTCAGATACTAGAAAGGGGCATCTTAAGTTCACGGTCTTTCTTCACATTGATGCTACTTCGGTAGGAAGAACGAATTACAGTGTAAGACAAGAAAGCTTGCAAGGGAAAAATGTTAAACTATGGGCTGTGCGTCTACTGTCGCATTACACCATTATTTAGAAAGCCATACCGATCACATTCAACAGACAATGTGTGATCATTTTCACCCCAGGGAAATTTATGTGCGACTAAACATAGAAGTCGACATTCTTTGCAGTTCATTCTGCCGTTTTAAGGTAGCGACATCccttatagacactttcagatttttatttttttagttaATAAGTCataaaccccaataaagtatatattttctgatttctccGAATcgccattcaaattatatggcgcgaCAATTATAATTCCTTGTAAAGCACCTTAGTCTAACACCTTCAATAGTATGCATAACAAAAAAAGACATATAATGGAAATGTCAGACACAGATTTGAAGGATATTATTAAGGCTAgtcaatgcacaaatttcaaccaGAAATCTTGTAGCGTGTTTGCTACAGGGaggaaaaaccgattttttTAAGCTTCAGCAATAcacttgtcacgtgactattatgcaaataatgactgtgtactgtgcgCGGTCAGATTTCCTAATATCAgggatttcagaaaatatatactttattgggggtTGGACTTCtgtaactgagaaaaaaataaaaatctgaaagtgtctgtaAGGTATGTCGCTACCTTAAAAACCTGCCGATAGAGAGAGCGGAACCATTGCATTTGTAGATGTCACTTGATTTCGATATTATCGAAAAGGCAGTGACATGAGTAGAGCTTCATATAACTATGAAGGCAACCattcaaatatgacaatatatttttacaaaagaGTCAATGTTGCCAATTTGCACGGCTAGCTTTGTGCAAGAATGTGTCTTTCAAGTCATAGCTGACAACGCCTGCTAACCTTGCAGGACAAGAGCTGCCCTGCTGACCGGTTACTATCCGTTTAGGATTGGTATGCAGGTATGTATAGCTACTAGGATAATATGCTTTGTATACAGAGaactgaagaaaaacaaacaaacaaacaaacatatgaaCAAATAACGAAAGAAATAAATggtaataaacaaacaaacaaacaaacaaacaacgaacaaacgaacaaaaaatacaaacaaacaaacaaattaattgGTCATGTCAAAAGTTGTTTTGGTATTGTGTGGCATATACCATAGTTGTAACCGAGCAATAAGATTAAGTTAACTTCCCTTATTAAACTTCGTCAATATTTTCAAGTAAGTGGGCaccattttgtttatttcagataATTTTTCGGGATGTATAAAAAGCACTGTCTGTATATCATGTCTgcttatatttttttctctcaccgTGAAGCACAAGATGTTGTGGCGAAGTCAGAGAGGCGGCCTTCCCTTAGAACTCAGGATTCTACCGGAAAAGTTAAAAGAAGTTGGATACCTTACACATATGGTCGGAAAGTAGGTAGATAATGTATCTCTGGGATAATTGTTCATACAGGCAATAAAGAATGATTAAATTGTttctcggaatcgccgcttctacttcaGCCAGTTTGGATTTTGTAGTTGAGGCAACTATGTGCTTCCGTATACAAGTTTTAGGGCATTTTTGTCTCGCATATTCTTACAGATTTGCTTTCTGTTGGGAGCAATGTGGAAATGCTCATAATTTCTGCTGCTAGCATAGCCTGTATTTATAATGCCTCTATTATTCGtggaaaatttgtaaaatcttGACACCAAGTCAGCAGTAACAGTGTAACTAGTGAAAGTTTTTACTTGATCGTGAAAAACATCTATTACCGCCtatgcagttttgaaaaaaaaattgagggaCAATAGTGTATTTTTTTCTGGCATTACTAGGAAATTTGCTTAGACTCATGTCTGTACTGTTTCAGCTTTTTGACGTTTGGTTAGGAGTATTAATTGTTCGTCTAAAAGTGAAATATATTACACTCGAAGTATGGTAACTGGCTGAGGCAATAATATGGTCGAGGGTTGGGCTTGCACAGATGTACATCGAATTTCGCTAAACTGACAGAGAGACATCACCGCTTTAATTAAGTGCCGGTGATCTGAAACAAACGGTATCATCGACTTTGCCAATCGCTACACCTCTGTGTGTCACGTATTTTCTTAGTGAAAACGGCAGCTAAAATGCTCGCGTTTTCACTTGACGTCGACTAATTGGAAGGCTTTCCGATTTTCTCGAAAGATGGCATCTCGGTCACTCCAGTTGGGATTACACTCCCTTGAAGAGGGGCTTTGACTCCTTTTATGGCCACTATGGCGGTATCATATCACACTACGAGAAGACAGCGGAAGATGCAGGGATGATAAAGAAAGGTGCCGGAGACATAGGAGGTAAGTGTCATGGAAGCGTGAATTGCTGCTGATTGGAAAAACAACAGCGTCACACATCCACATACTCACAAATCATTCTGTCAAGGGAATAATTACCAGTTTCGTTACCAAGACTGCTCTTTGAACTCCCCTTCCGGAAGCTGAAGTATGAAGCTCAAAGGGCAGTCAGTTCTCAGTGACCAAATCCAGTCAATTTCTAAACTGTCGTACTGCCTTGGAGTAACCCATCATCTGTACGAACAGTGCGCCATCTTTGCAGTTCACATGATTCCACTTGATCTATTTCCCGGATGTGTAGGCTATACCCTGTCGAATGTCTCCCAAGATTTGAACACTTGTGACTTCTTCAATGTAGGGCCGATTCCCtgcaaataaaattgaattgaaaatttcactgtGTATTAGATGTAAGTTAGGAAAGCCGTGGCGAAACGGCGCCGCATAGGTAATGATTGCATGCCATGTTGCGACCGTAACTGATGTTGGCATTTAGGAATGCTAATATATATCATATGATTCTTCTTTATATAGCAAAGGTAGTTGGATATGATCTTCGAGATGGTACAGGCGTTGTTCAAAAAGACGATAAAGCTTATTCCACGGTAAGTTGGAAATCGTTCACAATGCAAAGCCAGAAGAAATCCCTTCCGTTAGTCAAATCTACCGATAATGAACGTCCACACTAAGCGGTGTATCCTATGAAGACAAATGGTCACCTTGAATATTCCTGTATAGTCCCTGTAAACCTGCTGTCTGTTTCTCGATGACTATTATATTAATGAGGAATTTCAGGTCAGAATTGCAAGATTAAGCAAACCCAACCTATCGTTGTCAAAAATCacgtgatattttttcaaaatcattacatTCACAGCTCCTTTATACCGAACGAGCAGTTGACATCATATCGAAACATTACGCCGAATATCCTCTGTTCCTATATTTCGCTATTGATCAACCGTCCAAGGGGCTCCAGGTAAGAATGTCTTTTCGAAACAGATCCATCTGGAAGATTTAGTTCTCGTGTCCTATTCTATTGGTAAACATCATTAAAAACTCTGAGTCTAGATTTGAAAGGCATAGAAGACATGTACATGATCTTCTTCATTAAGTCCCGAGCGCACACATAGTTTCCGATGAACTGACCTATTTCGTTTGATCCCGGCAATTCTTAAGTATACAGACTCTTATACAGCTACGTGCGTGTCATTCACgaaatatacattatttatGGATTGGCGTTATATAGGAAAACAATTCCAATTTGCAATATCGACATAGGTAATTTAAGTGTTCAATACAAGACATGTCAACCCACCACATTCGGTTTTGGTATCTTACTCCAAAACTTACGTCTCGCGTCGTGTGCTAATTTTACATCGAAGCCATAGGTGTGATCATTTGACTGTGAAAGGACTTAACTCCAGTCCAGAAAAGTTACGTCACTGGCATCCCAAAGTGACTCATTCAGGCGTAGTATCATGATGTACTTACTACGAGCATCAAGGAGATTTAGCGGTGTGCCATAATTTGGTATTATATATAAGAATCGAGTAAGCCAGTTTTCTCAGAGCACGACGCTAGACGTGAGTTTTGTGGTTTCGTATTGTTACAAGGGAGAGGTTCTGAACAAAGTCGATAGTGATTGAATAACCCACTTTAAGTCCTGATTTCTGCGaatgcatttttaaaaactagGTGCCAAGTCATTATGAAGATCTCTATCCCGACATTGAGAACCAGAATGTAAGAAAATATTACGGTAAGGAAGACAGAATGGACACTTTTCCCATTAAAGTGCCTCctcacagtcagaaaaattgccaGTTGGTGCATTACAGAGACCGTTCCTTTGTCATTCATACACAGTTTTGGCGACATATAGTACATCTATCGTGATTGCTTCCGTATTAGCCGATAGTTTTCAGTGCTTTGTGATCGTCTCGATACTGCAAATGTAAAATTGAGCCACTTTGGTTTACAAGCCTGTTGTTGGTAGGGTAGATTTACACAGGTCTTTACCACGTTGATAATTCCTACCATCACAAATTCTCTCTTCACCACAGGAAAGCTTTCGCTATTGGATGAAGGAATTGCCAACGTCACTTCCGCGCTGAAGTCACGTGGTATGTGGGACAACACAATGTTGATATTCATTAGCGATGTAAGTGATTTTCGCGCTTTATGCCGCATCATTTTGAATGTGTGAATATATCATGATCATTAATCTTGCTATCTCAACCTTTGCCTCGTTGAATGTGAACTTGTCTTTTGAATGAACTGCAAGGTAatgggtgcattattgctaatCTGTGTTGTAGTTTATTTTCAGAACGATAAATAAACCCGCAACCGGCTCACAAATCCATTTGTTCGCGTTAATGGATGTTGAATATTTATTGCATCGTTCAGTTTAATGTCTACAAAGAACATGATAATTGAGAGTTCTCAtcggtttttgaaaaaaacataattgATATTTCCTTTACTCAGTTCATAATATTTCCTTGATTGAATAAAATGGAGGAGTGAACTAGCGCTGAAAGCCTCGAAGGGGCGCACGATTTTGTATTCACTCACATTTCTCAGCATTTGTTTTGTTATCTCTACCTGTAGAATGGAGCGTTCACATTCACCCAGGGATGTAACCTGCCCTTTCGCTCTACTGCCACAACTATTTTTGAAGGTGCAACGCGGGTACCAGCGATGATACACGGAC comes from Ptychodera flava strain L36383 chromosome 8, AS_Pfla_20210202, whole genome shotgun sequence and encodes:
- the LOC139138554 gene encoding arylsulfatase B-like, encoding MEKNYRERSTGNSWKYLTTLAVTVGVIALVTAVFTSQKEKRPHILLILADDLGWNDISWNNPRVKTPHLHKLASEGVIFNQTYVQPLCSPTRAALLTGYYPFRIGMQHKMLWRSQRGGLPLELRILPEKLKEVGYLTHMVGKWHLGHSSWDYTPLKRGFDSFYGHYGGIISHYEKTAEDAGMIKKGAGDIGAKVVGYDLRDGTGVVQKDDKAYSTLLYTERAVDIISKHYAEYPLFLYFAIDQPSKGLQVPSHYEDLYPDIENQNVRKYYGKLSLLDEGIANVTSALKSRGMWDNTMLIFISDNGAFTFTQGCNLPFRSTATTIFEGATRVPAMIHGPLLKRTGYVNNGLNHITDWHSTLLSIAGIKQGSDLDGMDILDMITNGSPSPRKEFIYNIDQFEKSPGAAIRVGDWKLIVGNPNIMYPGQLLSEVDHWFPVDKTMFKPKGTMGMEAPTPPANLTLLFNLTDDPEERNDLSNQLPDKVDELRRRLDEYRKQVAPHVDLTLDPAAHPDNFDGVFSPWL